In a single window of the Streptomyces sp. NBC_00094 genome:
- a CDS encoding aminotransferase class V-fold PLP-dependent enzyme — MSAYPNAAVETVADSADPCCAAPLPVLGRDVTVPLVTGGEVTYAALDYAASAPALQRVWDDVAAYAPYYGSVHRGAGYLSQLSTDLFENSRVTVAEFLDCRPGDQVVFTRSTTDSLNLLARVVPADCEVFVFETEHHASLLPWQDARVTYLNAPRTPAQAVETLERALADRDPHGPALVCVTGASNVTGELWPVKELAAAAHAHGARIVLDAAQLAPHHPVSVRELDVDWVAFSGHKLYAPFGSGVLAGRSDWLQDADPYLAGGGASRKVARRADGGVDVEWHTTAARHEAGSPNVIGVYSIASACKALTEAGFDQLVAREQHLIETVRAGLAEVPEVKVLSLFGDDAPRVGVISFVVDGWNSSHFAAALSAEYGIGVRDGLFCAHPLVRTLLGSDPQTQGECGAPEAAPGERSLNAIRVSFGAGTPDEHVERFVGAVKELVRDGAQWKYRTEDGRCVPDRG, encoded by the coding sequence ATGTCCGCATACCCGAACGCCGCCGTCGAGACCGTCGCCGACTCCGCCGACCCCTGCTGCGCCGCCCCGCTGCCCGTCCTCGGCCGGGACGTCACCGTCCCGCTCGTCACCGGCGGCGAGGTGACCTACGCGGCGCTCGACTACGCGGCCAGCGCGCCGGCCCTCCAGCGGGTGTGGGACGACGTCGCCGCGTACGCCCCCTACTACGGCAGCGTCCACCGCGGCGCCGGCTACCTCTCCCAGCTCTCCACCGACCTCTTCGAGAACAGCCGGGTCACCGTCGCCGAGTTCCTCGACTGCCGCCCCGGCGACCAGGTCGTCTTCACCCGCTCCACCACCGACTCGCTCAACCTGCTGGCCCGGGTCGTTCCGGCCGATTGCGAGGTCTTCGTCTTCGAGACCGAGCACCACGCCTCGCTCCTTCCGTGGCAGGACGCCCGCGTCACCTACCTCAACGCGCCCCGCACCCCGGCGCAGGCCGTCGAGACCCTGGAGCGGGCGCTCGCCGACCGCGACCCTCACGGCCCCGCCCTGGTCTGCGTCACCGGCGCCTCGAACGTCACCGGTGAGCTGTGGCCGGTGAAGGAGCTCGCCGCCGCCGCGCACGCCCACGGCGCCCGGATCGTCCTCGACGCCGCCCAGCTCGCGCCCCACCACCCCGTCTCCGTACGCGAGTTGGACGTGGACTGGGTCGCCTTCTCCGGACACAAGCTGTACGCGCCCTTCGGCTCGGGCGTCCTCGCGGGCCGCTCCGACTGGCTCCAGGACGCCGACCCGTACCTCGCGGGCGGCGGCGCCTCCCGCAAGGTGGCGCGGCGGGCCGACGGCGGCGTGGACGTGGAGTGGCACACCACCGCGGCCCGCCACGAGGCCGGCTCCCCGAACGTCATCGGCGTCTACTCCATCGCCTCCGCCTGCAAGGCGCTCACCGAGGCCGGCTTCGACCAGCTCGTCGCCCGGGAGCAGCACCTGATCGAGACGGTCCGCGCGGGCCTCGCGGAGGTCCCCGAGGTCAAGGTGCTCTCGCTCTTCGGCGACGACGCGCCCCGCGTCGGCGTCATCTCCTTCGTCGTGGACGGCTGGAACAGCTCCCACTTCGCCGCCGCGCTCTCCGCCGAGTACGGCATCGGCGTCCGCGACGGTCTGTTCTGCGCCCACCCGCTGGTCCGCACGCTGCTCGGCAGCGACCCGCAGACCCAGGGGGAGTGCGGCGCCCCCGAGGCGGCCCCGGGGGAGCGGTCCCTCAACGCCATCCGGGTGAGCTTCGGCGCCGGTACGCCCGACGAGCACGTGGAGCGGTTCGTCGGCGCCGTGAAGGAGCTCGTCCGGGACGGCGCGCAGTGGAAGTACCGTACCGAGGACGGCCGCTGCGTCCCGGACCGCGGCTGA
- a CDS encoding glycosyltransferase family 87 protein — protein MKIGTLASLRLPLGLWGLTRIILLLCVFKVVVVPGPDITFDVSNIYQGWYEVLRTGTYPLDDVTWQYPPAAALAILSPGLLPFLGYASAFFVLAFLCDALVFGLLVHTGRRAGRTLHGAWIWIAGVPLLGPTAYARYDVMVTAVAVAGLLAAGRSPRVLGALAGFGAVLKVWPALILAGTPKGRATFRSWSAAAGAAAAVLLLCVLWMPGALAFLSFQRDRGTEVESLGAMVFHVIRHFGWEGEARMNYGSIEFLGPYVSAVSTAALALTIAAFGWLLLWRVRSRRFTSSTVADAAFVAVLLFTLTSRVLSPQYLLWLVGLGAVCLAFRSSRMQRPVHLVIWATAVTQFEFPVWFSHVTRSDPLGMAVLFTRNGLLIAAALIACRILWRQTVTEPRLAEASIPAQAVRPEREKALTGSF, from the coding sequence ATGAAAATAGGGACCCTCGCGAGTCTGCGGCTTCCGCTCGGCCTCTGGGGTCTCACCCGGATCATCCTGCTGCTCTGCGTCTTCAAGGTCGTGGTCGTCCCCGGGCCGGACATCACCTTCGACGTCTCGAACATCTATCAGGGCTGGTACGAGGTCCTCCGGACCGGCACCTACCCGCTGGACGACGTCACGTGGCAGTACCCGCCGGCCGCGGCCCTCGCGATCCTCTCCCCCGGACTGCTGCCGTTCCTCGGCTACGCCTCCGCCTTCTTCGTCCTCGCCTTCCTCTGTGACGCCCTCGTCTTCGGGCTGCTCGTCCACACGGGCCGCCGTGCGGGCCGGACGCTCCACGGTGCCTGGATCTGGATCGCCGGCGTCCCGCTGCTCGGCCCGACCGCGTACGCCCGGTACGACGTGATGGTGACCGCCGTCGCCGTGGCGGGGCTGCTCGCGGCCGGCCGGAGCCCGCGCGTCCTCGGCGCGCTCGCCGGGTTCGGCGCCGTCCTGAAGGTGTGGCCCGCGCTGATCCTCGCGGGCACCCCGAAGGGCCGCGCGACCTTCCGCTCCTGGTCGGCGGCGGCGGGTGCGGCGGCCGCCGTGCTGCTGCTGTGCGTGCTGTGGATGCCGGGCGCGCTGGCCTTCCTCTCCTTCCAGCGGGACCGGGGCACGGAGGTCGAGTCGCTGGGCGCGATGGTCTTCCATGTGATCCGGCACTTCGGCTGGGAGGGCGAGGCGCGGATGAACTACGGCTCCATCGAGTTCCTCGGCCCGTACGTCTCCGCGGTCTCCACCGCCGCCCTCGCGCTCACCATCGCCGCCTTCGGCTGGCTCCTGCTGTGGCGAGTCCGCTCGCGCCGCTTCACCTCGTCGACGGTGGCGGACGCGGCCTTCGTCGCGGTGCTGCTGTTCACCCTGACCAGCCGGGTGCTCTCCCCGCAGTACCTGCTGTGGCTCGTCGGTCTGGGCGCGGTCTGCCTCGCCTTCCGGTCGAGCCGGATGCAGCGGCCCGTGCACCTGGTGATCTGGGCGACGGCGGTGACGCAGTTCGAGTTCCCGGTGTGGTTCTCGCACGTGACGCGGAGCGATCCGCTGGGCATGGCGGTGCTGTTCACGCGGAACGGCCTGCTGATCGCCGCCGCCCTGATCGCCTGCCGCATCCTGTGGCGCCAGACGGTGACCGAGCCCCGTCTCGCCGAGGCCTCCATCCCCGCCCAGGCGGTTCGCCCGGAGCGCGAGAAGGCCCTGACCGGCTCCTTCTGA
- a CDS encoding NYN domain-containing protein, translating to MEQPAHGGEPAGAAGDAAETLDHPLTEGVRRRVVALVADAFGGLTVAELPAPLRQYARFTASRRAKFAGNAMAAALEGDPLFRQRIGERFKQSEPELAGAVETGTPPAAADPVDVAAAAYVLRPPGWVKLVAAAGEEALRADAERADEAGRRELERLREELAAARDRSRGETEQLRHDLEAARKEAESLHRKLRSAQSDVKRGEAAMRRAQGEIDAAKAEAAAQVSAAESESRRLKARLGEVEAALEASRRTAREGRSVEDMRLRLLLDTVLDAAQGLRRELALPPVSVHPADTVDAVEPGRMSPKDIATRALSETDPALLDQLLTLPQTHLVVDGYNVTKTGYPTMPLEKQRLRLLGSLSALAARSGAEVTCVFDGAELAAPVLLAPPRGVRVLFSKPGVTADELIRQLVRAEPSGRPVVVVSTDREVADGVAKAGARPVSSALLLKRLSRLS from the coding sequence GTGGAGCAGCCCGCGCACGGTGGAGAGCCGGCCGGCGCGGCAGGTGACGCTGCCGAGACGCTCGACCACCCACTGACGGAAGGTGTACGTCGGCGGGTCGTCGCGCTGGTCGCGGACGCCTTCGGCGGGCTGACCGTCGCGGAGCTTCCCGCCCCCCTCCGTCAGTACGCCCGGTTCACCGCGAGCCGGCGGGCCAAGTTCGCCGGCAACGCCATGGCGGCCGCGCTGGAGGGCGACCCGCTCTTCCGGCAGCGGATCGGCGAGCGGTTCAAGCAGTCGGAGCCCGAACTGGCCGGAGCCGTCGAGACCGGCACCCCGCCGGCCGCCGCCGACCCGGTCGACGTGGCCGCGGCCGCCTACGTGCTGCGCCCGCCCGGCTGGGTCAAGCTCGTGGCCGCCGCGGGCGAGGAGGCCCTGCGGGCGGACGCCGAGCGGGCCGACGAGGCCGGCCGGCGCGAACTGGAACGGCTGCGCGAGGAGCTGGCCGCCGCGCGGGACCGGTCCCGGGGCGAGACGGAGCAGTTGCGCCACGATCTGGAGGCCGCCCGGAAGGAAGCGGAATCGCTTCACCGCAAGCTGCGCAGCGCCCAGAGCGACGTGAAGCGCGGCGAGGCCGCGATGCGCCGCGCGCAGGGCGAGATCGACGCCGCGAAGGCGGAGGCGGCGGCCCAGGTGTCGGCCGCCGAGAGCGAGAGCCGGCGGCTCAAGGCCCGGCTCGGTGAGGTCGAGGCGGCCCTGGAGGCGAGCCGCAGGACCGCCCGCGAGGGCCGCTCGGTGGAGGACATGCGGCTGCGGCTGCTGCTCGACACGGTCCTCGACGCGGCCCAGGGGCTGCGCCGTGAACTCGCCCTGCCGCCCGTCTCCGTGCATCCCGCGGACACCGTGGACGCGGTCGAGCCGGGGCGGATGTCCCCGAAGGACATCGCGACGCGGGCGCTCTCCGAGACCGACCCCGCGCTGCTCGACCAACTCCTCACGCTGCCGCAGACCCATCTGGTCGTCGACGGCTACAACGTCACCAAGACCGGCTATCCGACGATGCCGTTGGAGAAGCAGCGGCTGCGGCTGCTCGGGAGCCTGTCGGCGCTCGCGGCCCGTTCGGGCGCCGAGGTCACCTGTGTCTTCGACGGGGCGGAGCTGGCGGCCCCGGTGCTGCTCGCGCCGCCGCGCGGGGTGCGGGTGCTGTTCTCCAAGCCCGGTGTCACGGCGGACGAGTTGATCCGGCAGCTGGTGCGGGCCGAGCCGTCGGGGCGGCCCGTGGTGGTGGTCTCCACCGACCGCGAGGTGGCCGACGGAGTCGCGAAGGCGGGCGCGAGGCCCGTCTCGTCCGCATTGTTGCTGAAGCGGCTTTCGCGGCTCTCGTAG
- a CDS encoding rhomboid family intramembrane serine protease, which translates to MIDWRAATLGAWRGTRGGPTVTYGLIAACCLLFVIGPVSGLNPAYGTGDELLAAQGAYFRRWGVVPAELMSGEPHALLTPLTALFIHGSWLHLLGNMLFLYVFGAMAEERMGPAGFALFYLGTGYLALLGYAAAHANSEQTLVGASGAISGVLGAFLFLFPRSRVTSLFPFLFFLPLRFPAWIVLIFWFVLQWLAARAAGPGPGVAYLAHVVGFSVGFLYAWGRYRGGDRVKAPAAATEGESQP; encoded by the coding sequence ATGATCGACTGGCGAGCGGCGACCCTCGGTGCCTGGCGGGGCACACGCGGCGGCCCCACGGTGACCTACGGCCTGATCGCCGCCTGCTGCCTCCTCTTCGTGATCGGCCCGGTCTCCGGACTCAATCCGGCGTACGGCACGGGTGACGAACTCCTGGCGGCGCAGGGCGCGTACTTCCGCCGCTGGGGCGTGGTCCCCGCCGAGCTGATGAGCGGCGAACCGCACGCCCTGCTCACCCCGCTGACCGCGCTCTTCATCCACGGCAGCTGGCTCCACCTGCTGGGGAACATGCTCTTCCTCTACGTCTTCGGCGCGATGGCCGAGGAGCGCATGGGCCCGGCCGGGTTCGCCCTCTTCTACCTGGGCACCGGCTACCTCGCCCTGCTCGGGTACGCGGCGGCCCACGCGAACAGCGAGCAGACCCTCGTCGGGGCGTCGGGGGCGATCTCCGGGGTCCTCGGGGCCTTCCTCTTCCTCTTCCCGCGCTCCCGGGTCACCAGCCTCTTCCCCTTCCTCTTCTTCCTGCCGCTGCGCTTTCCCGCCTGGATCGTGCTGATCTTCTGGTTCGTGCTCCAGTGGCTGGCGGCGCGGGCGGCGGGGCCGGGTCCGGGCGTCGCCTATCTGGCCCATGTGGTGGGCTTCTCCGTCGGCTTCCTCTACGCCTGGGGCCGCTACCGGGGTGGGGATAGAGTGAAGGCTCCAGCCGCGGCGACCGAGGGAGAAAGCCAGCCGTGA
- a CDS encoding C40 family peptidase, with amino-acid sequence MASHRRPKQPSRTRVTVLTATAAAAVALSAQTGAQAAPKPTIDEVKTKVDKLHHEAEEATEQYNLADERRGKLQKEIGDLQDKVARGQQELNTLRDQIGSVASAQYRSGGIDPALQLFLSADPDTYLDKATAIDQLSAQQADVLTSIQAKQRTLAQQRAEATTKLTDLEDVRKTLGDKKKKYQGKLADARALLNSLTQAERDRIAEQEREQEQRASRAANVRVDLGGEAPASGFGGQALAAAATQIGKPYVSGAEGPNSYDCSGLTQWAYRQAGVDITRTTYTQQNDGTKIGRSQLKPGDLVFFNSLSHVGLYVGNNTILHAPKPGASVRYESMNYMGTFQFGVRVGG; translated from the coding sequence GTGGCGTCCCACCGTCGACCCAAGCAGCCCAGCCGCACCCGCGTGACCGTGCTCACCGCGACCGCGGCCGCCGCCGTCGCGCTCTCCGCCCAGACCGGTGCCCAGGCGGCCCCCAAGCCCACGATCGACGAAGTCAAGACGAAGGTCGACAAGCTGCACCACGAGGCCGAAGAGGCCACGGAGCAGTACAACCTCGCCGACGAGCGCCGCGGGAAGCTGCAGAAGGAGATCGGCGACCTCCAGGACAAGGTGGCCCGAGGTCAGCAGGAGCTCAACACCCTGCGCGACCAGATCGGTTCCGTCGCCAGCGCCCAGTACCGCTCCGGTGGCATCGACCCGGCGCTCCAGCTCTTCCTCTCCGCCGACCCGGACACGTACCTCGACAAGGCGACCGCGATCGACCAGCTGAGCGCTCAGCAGGCCGACGTGCTCACCTCGATCCAGGCCAAGCAGCGGACCCTCGCCCAGCAGCGCGCCGAGGCGACCACGAAGCTGACCGACCTCGAGGACGTCCGCAAGACCCTCGGGGACAAGAAGAAGAAGTACCAGGGCAAGCTGGCCGACGCCCGCGCCCTCCTCAACAGCCTGACCCAGGCCGAGCGTGACCGCATCGCGGAGCAGGAGCGGGAGCAGGAGCAGCGCGCCAGCCGCGCCGCCAACGTGCGGGTCGACCTCGGTGGCGAGGCCCCCGCGTCCGGCTTCGGCGGCCAGGCGCTCGCCGCCGCCGCGACGCAGATCGGCAAGCCGTACGTCTCCGGCGCCGAGGGCCCGAACTCGTACGACTGCTCCGGGCTGACCCAGTGGGCCTACCGCCAGGCCGGCGTCGACATCACCCGCACCACCTACACCCAGCAGAACGACGGCACGAAGATCGGCCGCAGCCAGCTCAAGCCGGGCGACCTGGTCTTCTTCAACAGCCTGTCGCACGTGGGCCTGTACGTGGGCAACAACACGATCCTGCACGCCCCCAAGCCGGGTGCCAGCGTGCGCTACGAGTCGATGAACTACATGGGCACGTTCCAGTTCGGTGTCCGGGTCGGCGGCTGA
- a CDS encoding Lrp/AsnC family transcriptional regulator translates to MITAIVLIKTSVDRIPEIAESIAALDSVSEVFSVTGTYDLIAMVRVSRHDDLADVIPGSISKIPGVEATDTHVAFRTYSQHDLEAAFAIGLES, encoded by the coding sequence GTGATCACCGCGATCGTGCTCATCAAGACCAGCGTGGACCGCATCCCCGAGATCGCCGAGTCGATCGCCGCGCTCGACAGCGTCAGCGAGGTCTTCTCGGTGACCGGCACGTACGACCTGATCGCCATGGTCCGGGTCTCGCGCCATGACGACCTGGCGGACGTCATCCCCGGCAGCATCAGCAAGATCCCGGGCGTCGAGGCCACGGACACCCACGTGGCGTTCCGTACGTACTCCCAGCACGACCTGGAGGCGGCCTTCGCCATCGGCCTGGAGTCCTGA
- a CDS encoding NlpC/P60 family protein, whose translation MASHRRPARVTVLTAAAAATAAASLGAVPASADPGPTPAATRATVDHLFEEAEKATEGYNRADEKTDALRRTVSRARDGLARGQERINHMRGALGSVAGAQYRSGGIDPALALLLSSDPDTYLDRASALDRATARQSAALGELQREQRRLDQKRTEARRALTDLEQSRAEVARHKRTVERKLAEARRLLASLTAEERADFDRASRSGGRAEDQPPLADLGPASSRASAAVLAARSAIGKPYVWGSTGPSGFDCSGLMVWSYRQAGISLPRTSAAQRHAGRQVPLSQAQPGDLVTYRGDASHVGIYAGNGQVIHAPYPGARVRYDPVNMMSNVTVTRV comes from the coding sequence GTGGCGTCCCACCGCCGACCCGCGAGGGTCACCGTCCTGACCGCGGCCGCCGCGGCCACAGCGGCCGCCTCCCTCGGGGCCGTCCCCGCGAGCGCCGACCCCGGTCCCACGCCCGCGGCCACCCGCGCCACGGTCGACCACCTCTTCGAGGAGGCCGAGAAGGCCACCGAGGGCTACAACAGGGCGGACGAGAAGACGGACGCCCTGCGCCGGACGGTCTCCCGGGCACGGGACGGACTCGCCCGCGGCCAGGAGCGCATCAACCACATGCGCGGCGCCCTCGGCTCGGTGGCCGGCGCCCAGTACCGCTCCGGCGGCATCGACCCCGCCCTCGCGCTGCTGCTCTCCTCCGACCCGGACACCTACCTCGACCGCGCCTCGGCCCTCGACCGGGCCACCGCCCGGCAGAGCGCCGCGCTCGGCGAGCTCCAGCGGGAGCAGCGCCGGCTGGACCAGAAGCGGACCGAGGCGCGCAGGGCCCTCACCGACCTGGAGCAGAGCCGGGCCGAGGTCGCCCGCCACAAGCGGACCGTCGAGCGCAAGCTCGCCGAGGCCCGTCGGCTGCTCGCCTCCCTCACTGCCGAGGAGCGCGCCGACTTCGACCGCGCCTCCCGCTCCGGCGGGCGCGCGGAGGACCAGCCGCCGCTCGCCGACCTCGGCCCGGCCTCCTCACGGGCCTCCGCCGCCGTGCTCGCCGCCCGCAGCGCGATCGGCAAGCCGTACGTGTGGGGGTCGACCGGGCCCTCCGGCTTCGACTGCTCGGGCCTGATGGTCTGGTCGTACCGGCAGGCCGGGATCAGCCTGCCGCGCACCTCCGCCGCGCAGCGGCACGCGGGCCGGCAGGTGCCGCTCTCGCAGGCGCAGCCCGGCGACCTGGTCACGTACCGCGGCGACGCCAGCCACGTGGGGATCTACGCGGGCAACGGCCAGGTCATCCACGCCCCCTATCCGGGCGCGCGGGTCCGCTACGACCCGGTGAACATGATGTCGAACGTGACGGTGACCCGGGTCTGA
- the trpD gene encoding anthranilate phosphoribosyltransferase, with protein MSAATPAGGPTSAGRSWPALLNGLLEGRDLAADDTAWAMDLIMRGEATDAQIAGFMVALRAKGETVAEITGLVRSMYEHANVIEVPGPAVDIVGTGGDGAKTVNISTMASIVAAGAGAKVVKHGNRAASSASGSSDVLEKLGINLGLTPQRVVEVAEEAGITICFAVKFHPALRHVAAARGQLGIRTTFNVLGPLTNPAKVRAQAVGVADARMAPIVAGVFAERGNSALVFRGDDGLDELTTTSTSRVWVVRGGTVTEERFDPRDVGIDLVPLEALRGADASYNADVARRLLAGETGPVRDAVLLNAAAALTALEAGGGTLVEQLSAGIARAAESIDSGAARQVLERWIAASNA; from the coding sequence ATGAGCGCTGCGACCCCCGCTGGAGGACCTACGTCGGCGGGCCGCTCCTGGCCCGCCCTCCTGAACGGCCTGCTCGAAGGCCGCGACCTCGCCGCCGACGACACGGCCTGGGCGATGGACCTGATCATGCGCGGCGAGGCCACCGACGCCCAGATCGCCGGATTCATGGTGGCGCTGCGGGCCAAGGGCGAGACGGTCGCGGAGATCACCGGCCTCGTACGGAGCATGTACGAGCACGCCAACGTGATCGAGGTGCCGGGCCCCGCCGTCGACATCGTCGGAACCGGCGGCGACGGCGCCAAGACCGTCAACATCTCCACGATGGCGTCGATCGTGGCCGCCGGAGCGGGAGCGAAGGTCGTCAAGCACGGCAACCGCGCCGCGTCCTCCGCCTCCGGTTCCTCCGACGTCCTGGAGAAGCTCGGCATCAACCTGGGCCTGACCCCGCAGCGGGTCGTCGAGGTCGCCGAGGAAGCCGGCATCACCATCTGCTTCGCGGTGAAGTTCCACCCGGCGCTGCGGCACGTCGCCGCCGCGCGCGGCCAGCTGGGCATCCGGACGACCTTCAACGTCCTCGGCCCGCTGACCAATCCGGCCAAGGTGCGGGCCCAGGCCGTCGGAGTCGCCGACGCGCGCATGGCGCCGATCGTGGCCGGGGTCTTCGCCGAGCGCGGCAACTCGGCCCTGGTCTTCCGCGGCGACGACGGCCTGGACGAGCTGACGACCACGTCCACCTCCCGCGTGTGGGTGGTCCGCGGCGGCACGGTGACCGAGGAGCGCTTCGACCCGCGGGACGTGGGCATCGACCTCGTACCCCTGGAGGCGCTGCGCGGCGCGGACGCCTCGTACAACGCGGACGTCGCCCGTCGGCTGCTCGCCGGGGAGACCGGGCCGGTACGGGACGCGGTCCTGCTCAACGCGGCGGCGGCGCTCACGGCGCTCGAAGCGGGCGGGGGCACTCTCGTGGAGCAGTTGAGCGCCGGCATCGCGAGGGCGGCCGAGTCGATCGACTCCGGCGCCGCCCGCCAGGTGCTGGAACGCTGGATCGCCGCCAGCAACGCGTAG
- a CDS encoding cytochrome bc complex cytochrome b subunit — translation MSTVTDTNKKAPAGERVVDWADGRLGIYTLAKANMRKIFPDHWSFMLGEICLYSFLIIILTGVYLTMFFHPSMNEVEYVGPYVPLQGQLMSEAFNSTMHISFEVRGGLLIRQIHHWAALIFLAGMFVHMMRVFFTGAFRKPREINWLFGFLLFFLGMFTGFTGYSLPDDLLSGTGVRFMQGAILSVPVVGTYLSMFLFGGEFPGGDFVARFYSAHVLLLPGIMLGLVVAHLILVVVHKHTHYEGPGRTNKNVVGMPLLPVYMAKAGGFFFLVFGVIAVISAIASINPIWALGPYRPDQVSTGAQPDWYMGFAEGLIRVMPGWEINLWGHTLVLGVMIPLAIFPAVLGAIAVYPFIESWITGDKREHHISQRPRNAPTRTGFGVAWITAYMIMLVGGGNDLWATHFHLSINSITWFVRIFFFVGPVIAFIATKRICLGLQRRDKDKVLHGRESGIIKRLPHGEFVEVHEPLSQGELHRLTAHEQYEPAELPPAVDENGVERKIGAIEKLRVKLNKGYYGGDSQVAKPTSEEYKEIQSGHGHH, via the coding sequence ATGAGCACCGTGACCGATACGAACAAGAAGGCACCCGCCGGCGAGCGGGTCGTCGACTGGGCCGACGGTCGCCTGGGGATCTACACGCTGGCCAAGGCCAACATGCGGAAGATCTTCCCGGACCACTGGTCCTTCATGCTGGGCGAGATCTGCCTCTACAGCTTCCTCATCATCATCCTGACGGGCGTCTATCTGACGATGTTCTTCCACCCGTCGATGAACGAGGTGGAGTACGTCGGACCGTACGTCCCGCTCCAGGGACAGCTGATGTCCGAGGCGTTCAACTCGACCATGCACATCTCGTTCGAGGTGCGCGGTGGTCTGCTGATCCGGCAGATCCACCACTGGGCGGCGCTGATCTTCCTCGCCGGCATGTTCGTGCACATGATGCGCGTGTTCTTCACCGGCGCGTTCCGCAAGCCGCGTGAGATCAACTGGCTGTTCGGCTTCCTGCTGTTCTTCCTGGGCATGTTCACCGGCTTCACCGGTTACTCGCTCCCGGACGACCTGCTCTCCGGCACCGGTGTCCGCTTCATGCAGGGCGCGATCCTGTCCGTGCCGGTCGTCGGCACGTACCTCTCGATGTTCCTGTTCGGCGGGGAGTTCCCCGGCGGCGACTTCGTGGCCCGGTTCTACTCGGCGCACGTGCTGCTGCTGCCCGGCATCATGCTGGGCCTCGTGGTCGCCCACCTCATCCTGGTGGTCGTCCACAAGCACACGCACTACGAGGGCCCCGGCCGCACGAACAAGAACGTCGTCGGCATGCCGCTGCTGCCCGTGTACATGGCGAAGGCCGGAGGCTTCTTCTTCCTGGTCTTCGGTGTCATCGCGGTCATCTCGGCGATCGCCTCGATCAACCCGATCTGGGCCCTCGGCCCGTACCGCCCGGACCAGGTGTCCACCGGCGCCCAGCCCGACTGGTACATGGGCTTCGCCGAGGGTCTGATCCGTGTCATGCCGGGCTGGGAGATCAACCTCTGGGGCCACACGCTGGTCCTGGGCGTGATGATCCCGCTGGCGATCTTCCCGGCGGTGCTCGGCGCGATCGCGGTCTACCCGTTCATCGAGTCCTGGATCACCGGCGACAAGCGCGAGCACCACATCTCGCAGCGCCCGCGCAACGCTCCGACGCGCACCGGCTTCGGTGTCGCCTGGATCACCGCGTACATGATCATGCTCGTGGGTGGTGGAAACGACCTCTGGGCGACCCACTTCCACCTGTCGATCAACTCGATCACCTGGTTCGTGCGGATCTTCTTCTTCGTCGGCCCGGTCATCGCGTTCATCGCCACCAAGCGGATCTGCCTCGGCCTCCAGCGCCGGGACAAGGACAAGGTGCTGCACGGCCGCGAGTCGGGCATCATCAAGCGCCTGCCGCACGGTGAGTTCGTCGAGGTCCACGAGCCGCTCAGCCAGGGCGAGCTGCACCGCCTCACGGCGCACGAGCAGTACGAGCCCGCGGAGCTGCCGCCGGCCGTCGACGAGAACGGCGTGGAGCGCAAGATCGGCGCGATCGAGAAGCTCCGGGTCAAGCTCAACAAGGGCTACTACGGCGGCGACAGCCAGGTCGCCAAGCCCACCTCGGAGGAGTACAAGGAGATCCAGAGCGGCCACGGCCACCACTGA